One Archangium violaceum genomic window, AGGTCGCGCGGAACACGGAGTGCGCCGTGCGGTGTTCAACGCTCGCCCAGGGCCTCCTCGAGCGGTGCCGCGATCTCCATCCATGCGGCTCGCTCGAGTCGCATGGACTCAGGGTCCCTCATGAGCGTGAGCTGCGTCGCGGGCACGCGCGGGTCGTTGCCACCAGCGCTTGCGAGCTCGTACCAACGGCTCCATTCCTCGGGGTGGCGCGAGCCCCAGGATTCCATCTCCTCCGCCAGGATGACACTGGCGATGGCGCTTCCCAATGCCTCCGTGCGCTGCTGTGCCTCGGCGCCGCTTCGGCTGGCCCGCCAGAGGTTTTCCACGGCTCGCGTGAAATTGTTGGCACCTGGCCCGGGATGATCGTCCTCCTCTTCGGGCCAGCCTCCCCCGTCATCCAGCGGTTCCTCGTCTCGTATGGACTCGATGAGTTCACGCGGCCACCGCACTCCGGGTTGATGCCGCTCGAACGTGGGGAGGTGACGCTCCACCACCTGACGGACCCGTCTCACCGCCCGGCTCGCGGGCAACCGGAGCAGTAACTCCTCCGTCACCGCCAGGCAGCCGTTCCAGTCCCTCTCCTCGGCTGCGAGCCTCGAGGCCTGGAGCTCCGCATCGGGGCTGCCTGCTTCCATGGTCGCTCTCCTTGTCGTTCACCAGACGATGCGGCACTTCATCCATTGGATCGGGCCGCTCGCGGTATCCACGCAGCAAGGACATCAGGTGATGGAGCCTGCTCTCCGGCCATTCGCGCGAACGTTGTAATGCAGTCCGATGCGCGGGCAAGGTCCCCTTTCCGTGGCCTCCGGATGATGAGGACCCAGGCTCTTCTCCCCCAGCCTGCTCTTCATGGCATTCAACGCCTGCTGGGCACTGTGGTGGGAGTACGCCTCGGGCAGTGTCTGGCACATCGGGTGGTCGGGGTGTCGCGACCGGCAGGTCTGCTCCTCTTCCGAGGAACTTTCCGCTTCGGCCTCCCGGGCCTCGAGCTGGGTGAGCCGCTCCTGCATCTGCGCTGCCGCCGACACGGTCAGCAGTCCGTTGTCGATGGCTTCCGCCAGCAAGGCTTCCGCTTCAGGAGCATGCTGCGGGTGTCATGGGCGCAGCCTTCGTGCAGCAGGAGGAACGACGTGCTCGCCATCACCCAGCGAACAGTCATGTGTGCACCTCCGACAACGAGCCTCCGAACCAGGGGAGCGGTCGGTTCTCGAGAGGTGCCATGGAATGGCATGGGAAAAGACACCCACGGCGCCGGGAGGGGGAGCTTACCCAGCGCCGTGGGCGGCGCGCCAAGGGAGCGGACGCGCGCGTGTTATTGAGAGACCGGGACGAGCGTGTCCACCTCGGCCGTGCCCGTGTAGCTGGTGGGCGTGTTGAGGTAGCCCTCGAGCCGCACGCGCCAGGTGCCCGCCACGGGGTGGGGGATGGACACCGACTCGGAGACGGAGGTGCCGTTGGCGCTGGTACCCACCAGGTTGCCGCTCGGATCGTAGACGTAGAGGTCCAGGTCGAGCGCCGGGTTGCCCCAGTCCGTGGCGATGCGCAGGGCGTTGGCGCCAGCGGGCACGGTGAGGGCGTGCTCGTGCGAGGCCTCCGCGAGGGTGACGTCCAGGATGGGCACCTTCACCGACAGGCTCACGTTGCCGCTCCAGCCCGGCAGGGCCGTGGTGACGGTGGTGGTGCGGGTGCCGGCGGACTCGGAGGCGGCGCGCACGGCGGCGTAGGCATCCGCGTAGCCCGCGCCCGCCTCCCACGTCTCGAGCTGGCGCGTGGCGCCGGTGGTGGCGTCCTGCGTGTACATGGGCCGGGCGGTGGACGTGAGCGCCGCCAGCACGCCGTCCAGGTTGAGCGTGGGGTTGACCTCGAGCATCAGCGCGACCACGCCGCTCAGGTGCGGGGTGGCCATGGAGGTGCCATCGAGGGCCGCGTAGAAGGGCTCCGGGTGCAGGCCGTCCAGGCCGAGGTACGGCTGCGCCACGGTGGCCGTGGTGGCGCGCGCCGCGACGATGGCCACGCCGGGCAGGGTGATGTCCGGGTGGTGGTTCTCATCGCCCGGGATGCCGCGGCTGGAGAAGTCGGCGAGCTGACCCGGCACGCCCTGGCTGATGAGCGGGTTGGTGGCCGCGCGGGTGTCCTTGGCCGCTCCCGCCGCCACCGAGATGGCACACGGCGAGGCGCTGTACGGGTTGAGCGTGTCCTCGCCGGGGCCGTCATTGCCCGCCGCGAAGGCCACCACGATGCCCTCGTCGTAGGCGCGCTTGGAGGCGATGCTGACGGGATCGAACGGCGCGAAGTGGCTGCCGCTGGTGCCCCACGAGTTGGAGATGACGCGGACGTTGTACGTCTCGCGGATGTCCGGGCTCAGCAGGTAGTCAAAACCCTGGAGCGCGTAGAGGATGCTGATGGCCTCGCCCGCGCCCACGGCGATGAGGCTCGCGCCCGGGGCCACGCCCTTGTACTTGCCGCCGGACCGGGCGCCAGAGCCGCCGATGGTGCTGGCCACGTGCGTGCCGTGGCCGCTGGTGAGGTCGCTGTTGGGCACGTCGATGTAGAGCGCGCCGCTCACGCCCGTCTCGAGGATGGGCGCCGCCACCTTCACGTTCTTCACCAGGTTGGGGAAATCCCCGTGCGTGCCGTCCACGCCCGAGTCGATGATGCCCACGCCCACGCCCGCGCCGGTGGCATTGAAGGCCGTGCGCGCGGTGTCCGCCTGGATGTAGCGGACGCTCTCGTCCAGGAAGTAGTGCAGTGGCCGGTCCTGGTAGATGGACACCAGGCCGAGCGGCTGCAGCGTGGTGCGCAGCGTGCTCAGGAGCAGGGGCGTGACGGGCACCTTCAGTGCCACCATGGGCAGCGCCTCGAGCGCGCCGAGGCCCTCTCCCAGGGAGATGCCGAGCGTCCCCTTCAGCAGGTCCACCGCGGGCGCCACCGCCTCCTGCGTGTTGAAGGAGAGGATGAGCGTCTTCACCAGCCCGTCGGCGGCCAGCGACGGGTCCATCACGGCCTGGGTGAGCGCCGCCTGCGCCTGGGGCGTGGAGTAGAGCGCGGTGCAGGCGCTCGGGTCGGTGGTGGGCTGCTCCACGACGGGCTTCTTCTTGCCTCCCTGGAGCGCGGTACGGGCCGGGCGGGCCTCCGCTGCTGAACCCTGGGCGCTCTCCGGTGCGGAGGTGCCGCAGCCCGTGAGGAGGGCGGTGGTGGTGAGGGCGAGGCCCAGT contains:
- a CDS encoding S8 family serine peptidase, which codes for MTPPFKTLGLALTTTALLTGCGTSAPESAQGSAAEARPARTALQGGKKKPVVEQPTTDPSACTALYSTPQAQAALTQAVMDPSLAADGLVKTLILSFNTQEAVAPAVDLLKGTLGISLGEGLGALEALPMVALKVPVTPLLLSTLRTTLQPLGLVSIYQDRPLHYFLDESVRYIQADTARTAFNATGAGVGVGIIDSGVDGTHGDFPNLVKNVKVAAPILETGVSGALYIDVPNSDLTSGHGTHVASTIGGSGARSGGKYKGVAPGASLIAVGAGEAISILYALQGFDYLLSPDIRETYNVRVISNSWGTSGSHFAPFDPVSIASKRAYDEGIVVAFAAGNDGPGEDTLNPYSASPCAISVAAGAAKDTRAATNPLISQGVPGQLADFSSRGIPGDENHHPDITLPGVAIVAARATTATVAQPYLGLDGLHPEPFYAALDGTSMATPHLSGVVALMLEVNPTLNLDGVLAALTSTARPMYTQDATTGATRQLETWEAGAGYADAYAAVRAASESAGTRTTTVTTALPGWSGNVSLSVKVPILDVTLAEASHEHALTVPAGANALRIATDWGNPALDLDLYVYDPSGNLVGTSANGTSVSESVSIPHPVAGTWRVRLEGYLNTPTSYTGTAEVDTLVPVSQ